The Thermococcus sp. 4557 genomic sequence CGGCGGGACGCTGACGCGGATGACCTCCTTGACGTGCTCCGCGGAGAGCGGGAAGCCGGGCGTCTGGGTCAGCGCTCCTATGAGAACGACGTTGGTCGTTATCACGTGGCCGGCCTTGACCGCGAGGTCCTCTGCGTCGAAGGCCATGAACTTGGCCTGGAAGTCCTCCTCGACGACCTTCTTTATCTCGTCGAGGCTCGGATAGGTGGCCAGGCCCATCGAAACCTGGACCGGCGGTATCGGCCTGGCGTTCGTGAAGACAAGGCCACCCTTCTTGAGGTAGTTGATGTAGCGGAGCGCCTCGACCGGCTCGAAGGAGAGGATAACGTCCGCCTTCCCCTCGGGAACCATTGCGCCGTAAACCTCCTCTCCAAAGCGGACGTAGGCGATGACCGAACCAAAGCGCTGGCTCATTCCGTGGACCTCTCCCATCCTGACCTTGTAGCCGGCGCGGAGGGCGGCCCAGCCGAGAAGGTTGGCGGCGGTGAGGATTCCCTGGCCGCCAACTCCGGTGATAACGATGTTGTACTCCTTCATATCTCTCCCTCCCTGACCTTCTCAAAGGCATCGAACGGACAGATCTGCGCACATCCGCCGCAGCCCCAGCACATGAGCTCGTCTATCTTGGCCTTTCCGGTCTCGGCGTCCCAGTAGATGGCCGGACAGCCGTAGGCGTTGATACATATCTTACAGCCGGTACACTTCTCCTCGTTGACCTGATAGAGCGGCCACTGTATCCTGGCCCTCCTGAGCTCTCCTATCCTGTGGAGGGCACAGACGCGCCTGCTGACGACGACGCTCACTCCCTCGACCTGGAGGGCCCTCTTCATGGTCTCGACGGTCGACTTGATGTCGTATGGATCGACGACCTCGACGAAGTCGGCGCCGAGCGCCTTGGCGACCTCCTCGATCTTTATCTGCTTGCCTGGCCCGTGCGGTGTATCACCGGTTCCCGGGTTCGGCTGGTCGCCGGTCATTGCAGTGACGAGGTTGTCGACAACGACTATGAGGACGTTGGAGCGGTTGTAGATCGCGTTGGCAAGGGCCGGAAGTCCGGTGTGGAAGAACGTCGAGTCACCTATCGTTGCCACGATGACCTTCTTCTCCTTGCCGGTCTTGCGCTGCTCCTCAGCAACGGAACCGTTGAGGGCTATGCTGAGGCCGTGGGCGACACCGATTGAACCGCCCATCGCGACGGTCGTGTCAACGGCCTTGAGCGGCGGGAGGACACCGAGGGTGTAACAGCCTATGTCGCTCGGGAATATGGCGCGCGGCGTGGCGGCCTTCTTTATGGCGTAGAAGGTGTTCCTGTGCGGACAGGCGGGACAGAGGCTCGGCGGCCTCGGCGGAACCATGGCCTGGACCTTCTTGTACTTCTCGTCGAGCTCCTCGAAGTTTATCGGGGTCTCAAGGCCGAGGAACTTGGCTACGGCCTCGACGGCCCTCCTGGTGGTCATCTCGTAAATCCTCGGCACGAGGTCCTTTCCGTGGATCGGGATCTTCAGCCCCTTGTCGTAGGCCCAGGTCTTGACCTGCTCCTCAACGACCGGCTCGAGCTCCTCAACGATGAGGACCTTCTCGAGACCGTCGAGGAACTTCTCAAGAAGGCCGTACGGGACCGGGAACGGGGTTCCGAGCTTGAGAATCTTCACGTTCTCGACGCCGAGCCAGTGAAGGGCTTCCTTCACGTAGGAATATGCCAGTCCCGGAGCGATGATACCGACCTTGGCGCTCTCGTCGCCCTCTATCCAGTTGAACGGGCACTCGTTGAGCTCCTCGCGGATCTTCTCTATCTTCTCGAGTATCTGCGGGTGGAAGCGCCTCGAGTTGGCGGGTATGTCGACGAACCTGCTCGGGTCCTTCTTGAAGTTTCCAAACTTCCTCTTGCCCTGCTTTATCTCCTCTGGCAGCTCTCCGAGGACTATGTCTCCCCTGGCGTGCGACGTTCTCGTGGTCGTCCTCAGGATGACGAAGTGCTTGAACTTCTCGCTCAGCTCAAAGGCGTACTTAGTCATCTCCTTGGCTTCCATCGGGTCGCTGGGTTCGAGAACGGGGACGTTGGCGAACTTCGCGTAAACCCTGGTGTCCTGCTCGTTCTGGCTGCTCCACATGCTCGGGTCGTCGGCGACCATTATGACGAATCCGCCCTCAACGCCCATTCCAACGGCGCTCATGAAGGTGTCGGCCGCGACGTTCAGTCCAACGTGCTTCATGGCCGTCATGGCCCTGAGGCCGCTCCAAGCGGCGGAAAGGGCAGTTTCAAAGGCGACCTTCTCGTTGGTGGAGTACTCCATGTAGACTCCTGCCTTCTTTGCCACCATCGCCATCGTATCGGTAAGCTCTGAACTGGGGGTTCCCGGGTAGGCCGCGTAAACCGCTATGTTGGCCTCGAGGGCACCCCTCGCTATGGCCTGGTTGCCGAGGAGTATGACCTTCTCCCCGGGCTTGTCCCACAAAACCATGTCGGTAACCTTCGCCATCCAAAATCACCTCACTCCTCTTCCTTCAAAACTCCCTTAGCCTTTGCAAACTCCACGAGGGCATAAGCCGCGGCGGCCGCGTCCTCCGGCCTCTCGTAGCTCGGAATGCCTGCCTTCTCGAGAACCTCCTTCGCGGGCTCGCTCACGTAGCCTGCCATGAACAGACCGAGAACCGGCTTGCCGTTGTTGACCTCCTTAACCGCCTTCACGACGCCCTCCGCGTGCTCGGTTGGCGTCATGCCCGCGAAGGTCGGAACGACACAGATGCTGATGAGCATGTCAACGTTGGGGTCTTCGAGGAGAAGCTTTGCGGTCTTGTAGTAGTCCTCTCCCCTTGCAGAGGCTATCATGTCAACGGGGTTCTTGACTGCTGCCATCGGCGGGAGGAACGAACGGAGTTCCTCAATGGTTTTCTCCTCGAGGTCTGCCAGCTTCAGCCCGCGCTTGTCTATCTCGTCCGCGGTGAGGACTCCCGGTCCACCGGCGTTGGTCATTATGGCGACGCGGGTTCCCTTCGGCAGCGGCTGGGTGAAAGCGCGAGCCATGCTTAGCATGTCGTCTATCGTGTCCGCGACGATTATTCCGCTCTGCTTGAAGGCCGCCTCGTATATCTTGTACGAGCCGGCGAGTGAACCCGTGTGGCTTGAAGCCGCCCTAGCCCCGCTCTCGCTCTTTCCTGCCTTGAGAACTATGACGGGCTTCTTCTTGGTAACGCGCTTGGCTATCTCCATGAAGGCCCTTCCGTCCTTGAGACCCTCTATGTAGAGCGCGATTGCCTTGTCCTCCTTGGTGTCTGCCAAATACTCCATGAACTCGGAGAAGTCAACGTCCGCCATGTTGCCGATGCTGACGAACTTGGAGAAGCCTATTCCCTCCTTGACGGTCTTGTAGATTATTCCCGCCCCGAGGGCGCCGCTCTGGCTTATGAAGGCTATATCGCCCCTCTTCGCGTCCATCACGAAGGTGGCGTTCATAGAGTTGTGGGTGTTCATTATACCAACGCAGTTGGGGCCGACTATGCGCATGCCGTACTTATGGGCTATCTCGACCAGCTCGCGCTCCTCCCTCTTGCCCTCCTCGCCGACCTCACCGAAGCCGGCCGTGATTAGGATTATTCCCTTGACGTCCTTCTCTCCGCAGTCCTCTATGGTGCCCTTGACGAAGCGCTTCGGAACGACGACGACCGCCAGGTCAACTTCGTCCGGGATGTCCTTCACGTTCTTGTAAGCCTTGACGCCCTGAACGACCTCGTCCTTGACATTCACCGGGTAAACCTTGCCGTCCCTGTAATCCTTAAGGTTCTTGAAGACCTCGTAGCCGAGCTTGAGCGGGTCGTTGGATGCTCCGATAACCGCTATAGCCTTTGGCTTGAAGAAGTAATCAAACGTCATCACATCACCGGCCTAAACTCGGCGGAATTCTATATAAGCTTTCCTAAAAAGGACAGCGAGGTAAATATGGGCATGGTAGAGGAAAAGTAAAGCCCCGATGGGCTAAAAAGGACATCAATGGATAAAAACAAAACTCAGGCGGTGGCGGCTGCCTCCTTGGGTTTCAGAGCGTAGGTCGCTATCACCGCAACCACGGCGGTCACGATGAAGGTCATGAGCCTCGCCGAGACGACCTTCTCAAGCCCCGAGCTGATCCAGAAGATGGTGAACAGCAGTCCCGTTACGATGGTCGGCGGGACGGCCCTTCCGTGGAACCTCTTCCAGAACAGCGTCATTATGACTATCACGGAGAAGGTGTCGCCTATTCCGGCCCAGGTGTAGCCAACGATGGTGTAGATGAGCTTTGACGGCACGAGGTATGCGGTAACGAGCGCTATGACGCCCAGGGCGACGGTGGTAATTCTCGAGAGCTTGAGGCTCCTCTTCGGGTCGAATTCCTCCTTGTAAACGAAGGGCTTGAGCAGGTTTTCAGAGAGCTCGGTGGCGGAGAGTATGAGCAGCGAGTCAGCCGTCGAGAGCATGGCCGCTATCGCACCGGTTATGAATATCGCCGCGAGGAAGGGCGGGAACAGCTTCAGCATGACCGAGGGCATAACGGCCTCCTGATCCTCGAGGCCAGTCGGGCCGAAGATGGCTATTCCAATCCATCCTATGAGGAGGGCACCGATGTAGGCCAGTATGGTCCAGCTGACGCCGACGTTCCTGGCGAGTTTAGCGTTCTTCTCGTCCTTGATTGCCATGAACCTGATGCTGAGCTGGGGCATTCCACCGAGGTAGCCGAAGAACCAGGAGAACTCGGCTATGACGAAGACGAACGCCGCGCCACCAACGAGGCCGCCGAGGATCGTGGAGTACTCGGGCCCGGACATCTCCAGGGCGCTGGAGACCGAGTGGGCGAAAACATCCGGGTGGTTGGCGATGTAGACGAGACCGACTATTGGTGCTATGGTGAGGGTGAGTATCATGACTATCGCCTGGACGGTGTCGGTGTAGGCGACGCTCTTGAGGCCTCCGAGGACGGTGTAGGGCAGGATTATCACCGCGGTTATCAGCATTCCGATCTTTGGATCAACGCCGAAGAGGGCGCTCAGAGTCTTTCCGCCGCCGAGGAACTGGGCACCGACGTAGAAGAAAAAGAAGAACACCACTGTAACGCTGCCGAGGATTCTTATCCACTTCTCGGCGTCGGAATGGCGCCTGGCGATGTAGTCGATGAACGTGGTAGCGTCGTACTTCTCGGCCTCCCTCCTGAGCCTTCCGGCGAAGACGGTCCACGCCACGATGATACCGGCCACACATCCGACCGCAACCCATATCGCCGAGAGACCGGCGGCATAGGCGAAACCTGGGAGGCCCAAGAGTGCCCACGCCGACTCACCGGTGGCGCGCTCTGAGAGAGCCGCTATCCAGCCCGGAAGCTGTCTGCCCGCGATGGCGAAGTCCTTGCCGCTCTTTGCCTTTCTTCCCTGGTAAACCCCGAACCCTATCAAAAACGAAAGGTACAGAACCAGAACAATCAGTATTTGAGTCTGGCCCTCCATTATTGAATCACCACTCATATTCAACACTGTTCATGTTCATAAATCTTGTCCTTTTTTGTACAGGAATGCATTTTTATGTCTCACTAAAGCGCGTTCCGTTACATTGTACTTCGGTTACTACCCCAGTTCTCATAATCTACTGCCCTCGTAATTTGGGCTGAGGGGAAGTGGTCGTACCGTTCGGTGACGGTCTCTGAAGCCGCAACCCGAAAGACTTAAGTTAGTCCAGGTTATTATATCCGCGGGGTGGTTTCATGGTGAAGGTGAAGTTTCTGGGCCACGCTGCCTTTCTGATCGAGGGGAGCAAGAGGATTCTGATAGACCCCTTCCTGACAGGCAATCCAGCGGCCGCAGCCAAGCCCGAGGAGGTTGAGGCGGACCTGATACTCGTGACCCATGCCCACGGCGACCACATCGGCGACGCCCCCGCGATAGCCAGGAGAACCGGGGCGAAGATAGTTGCCATGTACGACATAGCCAACTACCTCGTTGAGAGCGAGAGCGGCATAACGACCATCGGCATGAACTACGGTCCGACGGAGGTTGACGGGGTCAAGATCGTTCAGGTTCCGGCCTGGCACTCCAGCAGCGACGGCAAGTACAGCATAGGAAGCGCCTGCGGATACATAATCGAGCTCGACGGCGTCAGGATTTACCACGCCGGCGACACCTTCGTCTTCAGGGACATGGAGCTCTTCGCCGAGCTCTACGGGCCGATAGACGTTGCCCTGCTGCCGATAGGCGGCCACTTCACGATGGGACCGCGCGAGGCCGCCAAGGCCGTGGAGTTCCTGAGGCCGAAGAAGGTCGTGCCGATGCACTACAACACCTGGCCCCCGATTTCAGCCGACCCCGAGGAGTTCAGGAGGCTGGTCGGCGACAAAGCGGAGGTCGTAATCCTCGAACCCGGCGAAACCCTGGAGCTTTGAAAAACCTTTTAAGGGCCTTTTCCCACCCTTTTTTCAGGTGATGGAATGGTTAAACGGGCCGTTGCTCTGATGCTCATCCTGCTGGTGTTCTCATCCTTCATGCTTCCGCTCTCCTCCGCACAGGATACGAAGGAGGGGCCAAAGTACGACCTTATAATCGTGAGAAACGATGATTTAATCGATTACATCATCGCCCTCCCCTACGCCAAGATGCTGGACGTCCCGATACTGCCCGTGAACCGCGAGGAACTCGATCCCGGAACAATCGCCCAGCTCCAGAGCTACGCCCAGTTCGGCTGGAACCACGTCCTTATAATCGGTGACTCCCAGGCCATCAGCGACAAGGTCCAGGATGAGCTCCTTGAGATGGGCTTCGTAGTCGAGAGGATAGGCGGTGCGGTTAGGACGGAAACGGCGGCAAAGCTTGCACTGCACTTCTATCCCAACGGACACGACACGGTCGTCGTCGCCAGCTCCAGCGACTACGGCTCGGCCCTCGCCGCCGCGAGGTGGGCCATGATATACGGATACCCCTTCCTCCTGACCCAGGAGGATGCCCTCTCCGACTCAACCGCCGACGCCATACAGAAGCTCCACCCTGACCTCGTCGAGCTCATGGGAGCCGGCATGTCCAAGGACGTCCAGAAGAAGATAGAGGCGATGGGCTACCAGACCTACTGGGTCCGTGAGAACCTTGAGATAGAGATACCCGCCCAGCCCAAGGAGACCAACTGGGTGATGATAGCGGCCGCGGTGCTGCTCTCACTGGCCGTGGCGGTTCCGGTTTCGCTCTACTACGCCAAGAAGAAGTGGTCCGCCAACAGGGTGCCCATCGAGGTGCTGACCGAGAAGGAGCGCATAGTTGTGAACGCCATACTCGAGAAGGGCGGTACGGTCAAGCAGGAGGAGCTGCCGGAGCTGACGGGCTACTCGAGGCCGACGATAAGCAGAATCATCCAGGAGCTGGAGAAGAAGCAGCTGGTCGAGAGGGAGAAGGTGGGGAAGACCTTCATCGTGAGGCTCACGAAGGAAATAATAATCAGGGACTAACGGTCGGAAAGCCCTACCGCTCATCACTTTTTTCAGCCCTGGCTGTTCTCCTCATCCCGGGGGATGTTAAAGAACCGAAACCGGGAAAATGGCGGAAGAACAGGGAATCACTTCCTGAACAGGTGCCCGTGGGCCCTGTTCACGTGCCTGGTGTAGTCCTTAGACGTTCTGAAGAGCCTTCCGCAGCGCGGGCAGCGGTAGTAGCGGGTGCCGTCGCGGTCGTAGAATATAACCGCCTTCAGCTCCGCCACTTCCACCACCTCCGGACCTAGGTGAGAAAAGTCCTTTTAAAATTTTACGGAGGGATAGGGGAGGAGAGGGGAATCAGACCCATATCCTGTTGCCCTTCACCTTCAGGTAGCCGAGGCTCTGGAGCTCCTTGAGGAAATCCTCTACGGCATCTTCGTCGAAGTATATGTTCACCCTCTCGCGCTCGCCCTCAACGACTATCGGTTCCCTCTCCATTATGGCCTCCATCAGCTCGTTCTTGCGCCTGTGCCTCTCGGCCAGCTCCAGTATGACGTCCGCCAGAACCGACCGGGCTATGCCGTCGAACATCGCCTCGACCACGCTCTCCTCCGTGGCGTACTCCTCCGCTATCTCAAGCGCCGCCTCGACCAGTTCCCTGTCGACCTCCATAACCTCGACGAAGTACCTCTTTTCGAGGGTGTACTCCGTCACCATGCCCGTTTTGAAGCGCTCCTCTATATCCTCCAGGTACTCCTCGATATCGTCTATGGGGAAGCGTAGCTCCACCTTGAGGACGTCCAGGGGCACCGTTTCGTTCAGAACGAGCGTTCCGTCTTCCTCGGCAACTGCCCCGGCCTCCATAAGGGCCGTGACCACTATCAGCTTTCCGAGGTCCGATTCGTCAAAGAGCCTCTCCAGGCTCTTCTTCTCCCCTACTTTCCAGTCTCGGGTTATCTCTTCGTACGCCAATCTGAGCTCATCCAGGGCGGCCTCAACGGGCTCTATCCCCTCCGCTTTCTCAAGGAGCTCGGCGTAGGTTCCCTCTATGACGACGTAGTGTGATATCTGGGGGGAGACCTCCTCCCGGGTTCTGTTCATTATCCCCGCCCTGCTCAGCTCCCTGGAGAGGGCGTTCATATCCTCCCTGCTAAGGACTTCCAGCCTCAATCGCCTCACCGAAAAAAGAACGGCGAAATGGTTATAACCTTTAGCCCGCGCTTCCCCCCACCAGCTTGGAGAGGAGGGCTTTCAGGGGTTTGTTGCTGAGCCTCTCCGCCGTCTCCCTAACCTCCTCCACCAGCTCCGGGGAGTAGTTCGAGTAGAGGTAGAGTGCGTAGGCCATGAGCTTCGGGTCTCCCTCGGCCATCTCCTCAACTGAGCCCGCAAGAACCGGGTTGTTCAGCAGCTCCTCGGCTATGGCCCGCATCATCTCCCGATCATCCTTTTCGACGGCCTCCCTCAGCGGCCGGTAGAACAGCGTTAGAACGTCCCTTGCGAGCCGTGCCCTCTCCTCGAACTCCTCCGTTGGGGTTTTCGGCTTCTCCCTCCCGCTCCAGAGCAGATACACCGCGGGCGCGGCCAGGAGGACCAGGGCGATGACGATGTAGGGGAGCAGGGGGACGTTGAAGTAGTAGGGGAGGCGGTTCCTCATGAGGAGCAGGGCCAGCGTGCCGATGAGAATCCAGACCCCCATGAAGACGAGGTAGTAGGCCGTGTAGTCCTTCCTCTGAAGGGCGCGGTACCTCACGGGGGCACCTATCTCCTCCAGGTATCTAATCCTGTCCTCCGCCATTTGAATTTCCGCTTCGAGGCGCTTTATGCGCCTGTCTATCTCGGTGAGGACTTCTTCATTCCCCATTATCATTCACCCACCAGCAGGCGGGCTATCTTCTCACTCACCACGCTGAGTATGGCCTCCCCCTTCTCGGCGGTGGCGGGGGAAGGGTCGTCGTTCACCCCGTCGGGGAACAGCTCCAGGCCTATGTCCCTCCTTATGCGCCTTACCTTTGATTTGCTCTTCCTCCCTGTGGCCCTCTCCATCTTGACGAGCTCCGGCCTTACCGCCAGGATGACGGAGGTCTCGTCCTGGCCGGCGTGCCCCTGGCTGGAGCATATGCTCAGGATGTCCTCCCTGAAGTCTATCCACCAGTTGATGAGCCAGACCTCAACCTCCGGAAACTCCTCCGCCACCTCTTCCGCCGCCAGAACCAGGGGTGAGTGGTTGCCTCCGTGCCCGTTGAGGAGGACTATCCTCCGGAACCCCTCTGCCGCGAACTCGCGCATTATCTCCCGCATGTACGCTTTGAATGCATCGGCACCCACGTTTATCGTTCCCGGGTAAGCGTTGAGGGCAAAGGTGTGTCCGTACCAGACTGGAGGGGCTATCAGAACATCGCGGCCGAGCTCCCTAACCCTCTCGTCCACGCGCTTCGCTATTTCGAGCGGGGCGAAGGTGTCTGTCCCCAGCGGGAGGTGCCTCCCGTGGGCTTCAACGCTCCCAACGGGTATAACAACTGTATCGACCCGTCGTTTAACCCCTTCAAAATCCGGCCAGGTGAGTTCTTCGAGCCTCATTCTCATCCCCTACAGGTTTTGCATCACGTTCTCATAAGCCTTTTCTATGCCCTCGGTGACCTTTTTCCATGAGTAGCGCTCCTCGACGGCCCTCCTGCCGTTGTTTCCGAACCGTCTCCTGAGGTCTTCATCAAGGAGGAGCTTCTGAATCGCGTTTCTCAGCTCGAGTTCGTTGCCAGGGGGTACCAGAAGTCCGCTCTCGCTGTTCATGATTATCTCGGGGATTCCCCCAACGTCCGTGGCGACCACCGGGACCCCCGCGGCCATGGCCTCCAGGATGACTATCCCGAAGGCCTCCGCCGTTGTGGAGGGAAGGACAAAGACGTCGGCCATGCCGAAGAGCCTCGGGAGGAGGGAGTCCTCGACGTAGCCCAGGAAGCGAACCCTGTCTTCTATCCCGAGAAACTTTGCCTGTGCCCTAAGGAACGGGAGCATCTCCCCGGAACCCGCCATGACGAGGGTAACATCGTCCATCTCCTTTGAAAGGTTCTGAAACGCGTTGAGGAGAATGTGAGGGCCCTTCCTTGGGGACATCCTGCTCACGTAGAGGACAACTCGCCCCTCGATGCCGAGCTCCCCCTTAAGGCGCTCTTTCTCCCCCTCGCTTAGGGGCCTGAAAACGTCATCATCAACTCCATTGGGGATGACCCTTACAGGAGCGTCCGTGAAGTGCCTTATAAACGCCTCCGCCGCCCTACTGACGGCTATTATCTCGTGGGGGAAGCCCAGGTAGTGGCTGAAGAGGGGTATGGTTATTCCAAGGGCCTCCCAGAGTCGGGATTCATGGGAAAATGATATGCTGTGCGTCGTCAGGAGCGTGGCCTTTCCGAGGTTTCTGCCGGCCTTCACAGCCTTGAGGGCGAGGGGGGTGAATGCGTGGTGGGAATGAATCACGTCGAAATCTTTCAGGTACTCACCGAGCTCCCTGTTCGACTTCAGGCCGTAGGTCAGGTTTATACCCAGGATTGGGCTTACCACCCCCGGGACCTTCACCAGCTCGATTCCCAGCTTTTCAAGCTCTTCCTCCTTCCCGGTTTCGAGGTCGTTCGTCACGATTGCGACCTCGTGGCCCCTCTCCCTCAGGTGTATCGCCAGGTGGTGCATGTGGCTCGCAACGCCACCGACCTTCGGGTAGTACCAGTCGCTCACGAGGGCTATCCTCATGACCTACCCCCCACTGCCCTGTAGAACTCGACCGCCCCGGCAAACGACCAGACGTACTGGTAGATGAACTTGTACGTGAAGGCCAGGAGGGTGCTCTTCGTTGACGAGCCGAGGGCCAGGGTTATGCCGAGCTCGTTCGCCCCTATTCCAGAGGGGATACCGCTCAGGCTCGCAAAAAGCGTGCTGAGTATGAAGGCCTTGAAGGCATCCAGCAGGCCAACAGGAAGTCCAAAGGCCCTCCCAGCGGCGATTATCCCGACAACCTGCAGGAGCACCGCGAGCACAGAGAGGAGAAGCGACAGCGTGAAGGTCGTCGGGTCTCTCCTGGAGCGCCTCCACCCCGAATACGTCCTCTCAAGGTAGTTTCCAAGCCTTTCGGCGAGTTTGGGGCTGAGCCTTTGGGTTATGGCAATCGCCTTAGTGAGGAGAATGTAGGCACCCTTGTCGTAAAAGAGGGCCAAGAAGAGAACTCCAAGCAGAAGGAGGCCCCACTTGGTGGCCCCGAATACGAGGAGGGAGATGCCAGCGATGATTAGGAACTCCAGGGAAATCCCAAAGGCGAGGGCAGAGAGGGCCCTGAAGTAGTCCCCCCCGACGAGCTTCACCTTGGCAGCGTGCCCCACACTCGGGGGGAGGAAGGCCATCATGTAAAAACCGCTCAGAACAGCGGTAAAGGTCCTCCTGAAGCTCGTCTCCTGGAGCTTCCTAAGGACGATGTACCAC encodes the following:
- a CDS encoding indolepyruvate oxidoreductase subunit beta; the protein is MKEYNIVITGVGGQGILTAANLLGWAALRAGYKVRMGEVHGMSQRFGSVIAYVRFGEEVYGAMVPEGKADVILSFEPVEALRYINYLKKGGLVFTNARPIPPVQVSMGLATYPSLDEIKKVVEEDFQAKFMAFDAEDLAVKAGHVITTNVVLIGALTQTPGFPLSAEHVKEVIRVSVPPKAVDVNMKAFDLGVQAAKEMLGL
- the iorA gene encoding indolepyruvate ferredoxin oxidoreductase subunit alpha, encoding MAKVTDMVLWDKPGEKVILLGNQAIARGALEANIAVYAAYPGTPSSELTDTMAMVAKKAGVYMEYSTNEKVAFETALSAAWSGLRAMTAMKHVGLNVAADTFMSAVGMGVEGGFVIMVADDPSMWSSQNEQDTRVYAKFANVPVLEPSDPMEAKEMTKYAFELSEKFKHFVILRTTTRTSHARGDIVLGELPEEIKQGKRKFGNFKKDPSRFVDIPANSRRFHPQILEKIEKIREELNECPFNWIEGDESAKVGIIAPGLAYSYVKEALHWLGVENVKILKLGTPFPVPYGLLEKFLDGLEKVLIVEELEPVVEEQVKTWAYDKGLKIPIHGKDLVPRIYEMTTRRAVEAVAKFLGLETPINFEELDEKYKKVQAMVPPRPPSLCPACPHRNTFYAIKKAATPRAIFPSDIGCYTLGVLPPLKAVDTTVAMGGSIGVAHGLSIALNGSVAEEQRKTGKEKKVIVATIGDSTFFHTGLPALANAIYNRSNVLIVVVDNLVTAMTGDQPNPGTGDTPHGPGKQIKIEEVAKALGADFVEVVDPYDIKSTVETMKRALQVEGVSVVVSRRVCALHRIGELRRARIQWPLYQVNEEKCTGCKICINAYGCPAIYWDAETGKAKIDELMCWGCGGCAQICPFDAFEKVREGEI
- a CDS encoding acetate--CoA ligase family protein; this translates as MTFDYFFKPKAIAVIGASNDPLKLGYEVFKNLKDYRDGKVYPVNVKDEVVQGVKAYKNVKDIPDEVDLAVVVVPKRFVKGTIEDCGEKDVKGIILITAGFGEVGEEGKREERELVEIAHKYGMRIVGPNCVGIMNTHNSMNATFVMDAKRGDIAFISQSGALGAGIIYKTVKEGIGFSKFVSIGNMADVDFSEFMEYLADTKEDKAIALYIEGLKDGRAFMEIAKRVTKKKPVIVLKAGKSESGARAASSHTGSLAGSYKIYEAAFKQSGIIVADTIDDMLSMARAFTQPLPKGTRVAIMTNAGGPGVLTADEIDKRGLKLADLEEKTIEELRSFLPPMAAVKNPVDMIASARGEDYYKTAKLLLEDPNVDMLISICVVPTFAGMTPTEHAEGVVKAVKEVNNGKPVLGLFMAGYVSEPAKEVLEKAGIPSYERPEDAAAAAYALVEFAKAKGVLKEEE
- a CDS encoding sodium/proline symporter — protein: MSGDSIMEGQTQILIVLVLYLSFLIGFGVYQGRKAKSGKDFAIAGRQLPGWIAALSERATGESAWALLGLPGFAYAAGLSAIWVAVGCVAGIIVAWTVFAGRLRREAEKYDATTFIDYIARRHSDAEKWIRILGSVTVVFFFFFYVGAQFLGGGKTLSALFGVDPKIGMLITAVIILPYTVLGGLKSVAYTDTVQAIVMILTLTIAPIVGLVYIANHPDVFAHSVSSALEMSGPEYSTILGGLVGGAAFVFVIAEFSWFFGYLGGMPQLSIRFMAIKDEKNAKLARNVGVSWTILAYIGALLIGWIGIAIFGPTGLEDQEAVMPSVMLKLFPPFLAAIFITGAIAAMLSTADSLLILSATELSENLLKPFVYKEEFDPKRSLKLSRITTVALGVIALVTAYLVPSKLIYTIVGYTWAGIGDTFSVIVIMTLFWKRFHGRAVPPTIVTGLLFTIFWISSGLEKVVSARLMTFIVTAVVAVIATYALKPKEAAATA
- a CDS encoding metal-dependent hydrolase gives rise to the protein MVKVKFLGHAAFLIEGSKRILIDPFLTGNPAAAAKPEEVEADLILVTHAHGDHIGDAPAIARRTGAKIVAMYDIANYLVESESGITTIGMNYGPTEVDGVKIVQVPAWHSSSDGKYSIGSACGYIIELDGVRIYHAGDTFVFRDMELFAELYGPIDVALLPIGGHFTMGPREAAKAVEFLRPKKVVPMHYNTWPPISADPEEFRRLVGDKAEVVILEPGETLEL
- a CDS encoding cell wall-binding repeat-containing protein, with translation MVKRAVALMLILLVFSSFMLPLSSAQDTKEGPKYDLIIVRNDDLIDYIIALPYAKMLDVPILPVNREELDPGTIAQLQSYAQFGWNHVLIIGDSQAISDKVQDELLEMGFVVERIGGAVRTETAAKLALHFYPNGHDTVVVASSSDYGSALAAARWAMIYGYPFLLTQEDALSDSTADAIQKLHPDLVELMGAGMSKDVQKKIEAMGYQTYWVRENLEIEIPAQPKETNWVMIAAAVLLSLAVAVPVSLYYAKKKWSANRVPIEVLTEKERIVVNAILEKGGTVKQEELPELTGYSRPTISRIIQELEKKQLVEREKVGKTFIVRLTKEIIIRD
- a CDS encoding C2H2-type zinc finger protein, coding for MVEVAELKAVIFYDRDGTRYYRCPRCGRLFRTSKDYTRHVNRAHGHLFRK
- a CDS encoding creatininase family protein, whose amino-acid sequence is MRLEELTWPDFEGVKRRVDTVVIPVGSVEAHGRHLPLGTDTFAPLEIAKRVDERVRELGRDVLIAPPVWYGHTFALNAYPGTINVGADAFKAYMREIMREFAAEGFRRIVLLNGHGGNHSPLVLAAEEVAEEFPEVEVWLINWWIDFREDILSICSSQGHAGQDETSVILAVRPELVKMERATGRKSKSKVRRIRRDIGLELFPDGVNDDPSPATAEKGEAILSVVSEKIARLLVGE
- a CDS encoding glycosyltransferase family 4 protein, which gives rise to MRIALVSDWYYPKVGGVASHMHHLAIHLRERGHEVAIVTNDLETGKEEELEKLGIELVKVPGVVSPILGINLTYGLKSNRELGEYLKDFDVIHSHHAFTPLALKAVKAGRNLGKATLLTTHSISFSHESRLWEALGITIPLFSHYLGFPHEIIAVSRAAEAFIRHFTDAPVRVIPNGVDDDVFRPLSEGEKERLKGELGIEGRVVLYVSRMSPRKGPHILLNAFQNLSKEMDDVTLVMAGSGEMLPFLRAQAKFLGIEDRVRFLGYVEDSLLPRLFGMADVFVLPSTTAEAFGIVILEAMAAGVPVVATDVGGIPEIIMNSESGLLVPPGNELELRNAIQKLLLDEDLRRRFGNNGRRAVEERYSWKKVTEGIEKAYENVMQNL
- a CDS encoding lysylphosphatidylglycerol synthase transmembrane domain-containing protein — translated: MMKRTLLSILALLFSIGYIAHTIDVEELGEAISTADPRFLLLAFGMAFSAILVSTLRWYIVLRKLQETSFRRTFTAVLSGFYMMAFLPPSVGHAAKVKLVGGDYFRALSALAFGISLEFLIIAGISLLVFGATKWGLLLLGVLFLALFYDKGAYILLTKAIAITQRLSPKLAERLGNYLERTYSGWRRSRRDPTTFTLSLLLSVLAVLLQVVGIIAAGRAFGLPVGLLDAFKAFILSTLFASLSGIPSGIGANELGITLALGSSTKSTLLAFTYKFIYQYVWSFAGAVEFYRAVGGRS